A genomic window from Oceanobacillus timonensis includes:
- the rhaA gene encoding L-rhamnose isomerase has product MTIQKNYQEAKKYYEKWGIDVDAALELLKEVPISIHCWQGDDIGGFEVNKQELSGGIDVTGNYPGKATTPEELRSDLEKALSLIPGKHRINLHAIYGETAGKAVDRDEIKPEHFKNWVDWAKKHELGLDFNPTFFSHTKADDGLTLAHPDKEIRDFWIRHTIACRKIAEYFGKELGTPALTNIWVPDGYKDVPSDRLTPRKRLKESLDEIFSVEIDEKYNMDAVESKLFGIGSEAYVVGSHEFYMGYALKNNKLCLLDTGHYHPTEVVSNKISAMLLYSDKLALHVSRPVRWDSDHVVILDDELREIGLEIVRNNALDKVSIGLDFFDASINRVAAWTIGTRNMIKALLNALLTPNEYLKQLQEAGNFTERLALMEEFKTYPFGAVWDYYCEQMGVPVKEAWLEEVNEYEKTVLSQRK; this is encoded by the coding sequence ATGACCATTCAAAAAAATTATCAGGAAGCAAAAAAATATTATGAAAAATGGGGCATTGATGTAGACGCAGCTTTAGAGCTGTTAAAAGAGGTACCTATTTCAATACATTGCTGGCAAGGTGATGATATCGGAGGATTTGAAGTCAATAAACAAGAATTATCAGGAGGGATTGATGTAACTGGTAACTATCCCGGAAAAGCTACAACACCGGAAGAATTAAGAAGTGATTTGGAAAAGGCGCTTTCTCTCATTCCTGGAAAGCATCGTATTAATTTGCATGCCATCTATGGAGAAACAGCTGGCAAAGCAGTTGATCGAGATGAAATTAAACCTGAACACTTTAAGAATTGGGTGGATTGGGCAAAAAAACATGAATTAGGGCTTGACTTTAACCCTACGTTTTTTTCGCATACAAAAGCAGATGACGGTTTAACATTGGCACATCCGGATAAAGAGATCAGAGACTTCTGGATTCGCCATACTATTGCCTGCCGTAAAATCGCTGAGTATTTTGGAAAAGAATTAGGAACACCGGCGTTAACAAATATTTGGGTTCCCGATGGATATAAAGATGTTCCTAGTGATCGTTTAACACCTAGAAAGAGGTTAAAAGAATCGTTGGATGAAATATTTTCAGTAGAAATTGACGAAAAATACAATATGGATGCAGTGGAGAGCAAGTTATTTGGTATCGGTTCAGAAGCTTACGTCGTTGGTTCGCATGAGTTCTATATGGGCTACGCCTTGAAAAACAATAAGCTGTGTTTATTAGATACAGGACATTATCATCCAACAGAGGTTGTTTCAAACAAAATTTCAGCTATGCTCTTATATAGTGATAAGTTAGCTTTGCATGTATCACGACCGGTTCGTTGGGATAGTGATCATGTTGTCATCTTAGATGATGAACTACGTGAAATTGGATTAGAGATTGTCCGTAATAATGCATTGGATAAAGTATCAATTGGCCTTGATTTCTTTGATGCGAGTATTAATCGTGTCGCAGCATGGACTATTGGAACACGCAATATGATAAAAGCATTATTAAATGCTTTGTTGACACCAAATGAGTATTTAAAACAATTACAAGAAGCGGGAAACTTTACTGAAAGACTGGCGTTAATGGAAGAGTTCAAAACATACCCTTTTGGTGCAGTATGGGATTACTATTGCGAGCAAATGGGTGTGCCGGTAAAAGAAGCTTGGTTAGAAGAAGTTAATGAATATGAAAAAACTGTCTTATCTCAAAGAAAATAA
- the rhaB gene encoding rhamnulokinase yields the protein MPECSLAVDIGASSGKMLIGYIEKGKLNLKEIHRFENKIIKKNQHFCWDLQALFSEILTGIHASRNQGFTPKSIGIDTWAVDFVLLDEQDRLLTDAVSYRDPRTDGMMEEIFQKISKERLYLETGIQFQKFNTIYQLYYLKKHYPEILDRAKSFLMIPDYLNYLLTGIKANEYTNATSTQLVNAFTKKWDKDLLDQLRINKEIFQEILPPKSILGNLKPELSNEIGFDMNVLLPATHDTGSAVASVPESADTIYISSGTWSLIGVENNFPICVTKALDYNFTNEGGVDYRFRFLKNTMGLWMIQEVKRIYNNRYTFAELAAMANQVSGFYSQVNVDDDRFLKPENMVQEIQNYCEETNQPIPNTPEQVAKCVFDSLAESYQMAINQIEEIYEKEFKRINVIGGGSQNEMLNQLIADTTGKEVLAGPSEATAIGNLITQLMALGQIQTLDEARQMVKNSFEMKAFTSKNKTEGLK from the coding sequence ATGCCTGAATGCAGCTTGGCAGTGGATATTGGGGCATCAAGCGGAAAAATGCTTATAGGCTATATAGAGAAAGGAAAATTGAATCTAAAAGAAATACATCGATTTGAGAATAAGATAATCAAAAAGAATCAACATTTTTGTTGGGATTTGCAAGCGCTTTTTTCTGAAATACTGACAGGAATACACGCAAGTAGAAATCAAGGATTTACACCAAAAAGTATAGGTATTGATACTTGGGCTGTTGATTTTGTTTTATTGGATGAACAGGATAGGTTACTCACTGATGCTGTCTCTTACCGTGATCCTAGAACAGATGGCATGATGGAAGAAATATTTCAAAAAATTAGTAAAGAGAGGCTGTATTTGGAAACAGGGATTCAGTTTCAAAAATTTAATACGATTTATCAGTTGTATTACCTTAAAAAGCATTATCCTGAAATACTTGATAGAGCAAAATCTTTTTTAATGATACCAGATTATTTAAATTATTTATTAACAGGTATTAAAGCAAATGAATACACCAATGCAACGTCTACCCAGCTGGTCAATGCCTTTACGAAAAAGTGGGATAAGGACTTATTAGATCAATTAAGAATAAATAAAGAAATATTTCAAGAAATTTTACCTCCTAAATCAATATTAGGAAATCTTAAACCGGAGCTGTCCAACGAGATTGGTTTTGATATGAATGTATTGCTTCCGGCGACACACGATACTGGTTCGGCAGTCGCGTCTGTTCCTGAATCCGCTGATACAATTTATATTAGTTCAGGTACTTGGTCGTTAATTGGTGTAGAAAATAATTTCCCAATCTGTGTAACAAAAGCACTGGATTATAATTTTACAAATGAAGGCGGAGTTGATTATCGTTTTCGTTTTTTAAAAAATACGATGGGACTTTGGATGATACAAGAAGTGAAAAGAATCTATAATAATCGTTATACTTTTGCCGAATTGGCAGCAATGGCTAATCAAGTGTCAGGTTTTTACTCACAGGTCAATGTGGATGATGACAGGTTCCTTAAACCAGAAAACATGGTTCAAGAAATTCAAAATTATTGTGAAGAAACGAACCAACCCATTCCAAATACACCAGAGCAAGTAGCGAAATGTGTATTTGATAGTCTAGCTGAAAGTTATCAGATGGCAATTAATCAAATTGAAGAGATTTATGAAAAGGAGTTCAAAAGGATTAATGTTATTGGTGGCGGGTCGCAAAATGAAATGTTAAACCAATTGATTGCTGATACCACCGGGAAAGAAGTATTGGCAGGGCCATCTGAAGCAACTGCTATAGGCAATTTGATTACTCAATTAATGGCATTAGGACAAATTCAGACATTAGATGAGGCCAGACAAATGGTAAAAAACTCTTTTGAGATGAAAGCCTTTACGAGTAAAAATAAAACGGAGGGATTAAAATGA
- a CDS encoding MFS transporter: MTARRKFGAKNVTGWKATIAIAMANYIEAGSIIAAASSLTLWQAYLGLDNFAVGLLGAVSANALGAAVGALIGGPITDKYGRAMVFKYDLLVYMVGVLLIALSFNFPMLLVGTIITGVAVGAGVPVSWTFIAEESPEDKRAAHVGTAQLAWSIGPMITFFLAVAVAPLGLLGSRLIFLHLLVIAFVTWYIRQGMSESKIWEREKEEQKKLAQKKGKGSSVKELFTLAVNRKALFLLVGIYLFWNLVSGAMGYFMPYIYENVGGLSNSQANLLQGFLWMFTVLGTFFGFMKYGDKISRRFIFGLGAIMGIVAWMILTFMPMAWVSLILFVVLWGAAAGIGAQAFYALWTSELFPTLYRASAQGLMYFTVRTGIAIWSLILPTLMATLGFKTAGIVMIIFLVIHAVIGIVLAPATQGKTLEQIERERYGDKNLLKGQTLEK; this comes from the coding sequence ATGACTGCTCGTAGAAAATTTGGGGCGAAGAATGTAACCGGCTGGAAAGCAACAATTGCTATAGCAATGGCAAACTATATCGAAGCAGGATCAATTATTGCTGCAGCAAGTAGTTTAACATTATGGCAAGCATATCTAGGTTTGGATAATTTTGCAGTAGGTCTTTTAGGTGCTGTGAGCGCAAACGCTCTTGGTGCTGCTGTTGGTGCTTTAATTGGTGGCCCAATAACTGATAAATACGGAAGGGCCATGGTTTTCAAGTATGATTTATTAGTTTATATGGTCGGCGTCCTGTTGATTGCGCTCTCGTTTAATTTTCCGATGTTATTAGTTGGCACTATTATAACTGGAGTGGCTGTGGGTGCAGGAGTACCAGTATCTTGGACATTTATTGCGGAAGAATCTCCTGAGGATAAACGGGCTGCTCATGTTGGAACCGCTCAGTTGGCTTGGTCTATAGGGCCAATGATTACGTTTTTTCTTGCTGTAGCGGTGGCGCCATTAGGGTTGTTAGGATCAAGATTAATCTTTTTACATTTACTTGTTATCGCATTTGTCACTTGGTATATAAGGCAAGGAATGAGCGAATCGAAAATATGGGAAAGGGAAAAAGAAGAACAAAAAAAACTTGCACAGAAGAAAGGGAAGGGAAGTTCTGTTAAAGAACTTTTTACGTTGGCTGTTAACCGTAAAGCGTTGTTTTTGCTTGTAGGAATCTATCTATTTTGGAATTTGGTCTCTGGGGCAATGGGGTATTTTATGCCGTATATTTATGAGAATGTCGGTGGTTTAAGTAATTCACAAGCGAACTTATTGCAAGGATTTTTATGGATGTTCACTGTTTTAGGGACGTTCTTTGGATTTATGAAATATGGAGATAAAATAAGCAGGAGATTTATATTTGGTCTTGGAGCTATTATGGGTATCGTAGCATGGATGATTTTAACCTTTATGCCGATGGCATGGGTTTCATTAATTTTATTTGTTGTTCTATGGGGAGCAGCTGCTGGTATTGGTGCTCAAGCCTTTTATGCTTTATGGACAAGCGAACTGTTTCCTACTCTTTATCGTGCAAGCGCTCAAGGGCTTATGTACTTTACTGTTCGCACCGGTATTGCTATATGGTCTTTGATATTGCCGACACTTATGGCCACATTGGGCTTTAAAACGGCTGGAATTGTTATGATTATCTTTTTGGTAATCCATGCTGTGATTGGTATCGTACTTGCACCGGCAACGCAAGGAAAGACATTGGAACAAATAGAAAGAGAACGTTATGGAGATAAAAATTTATTGAAAGGACAAACGTTAGAAAAGTAG
- the rhaM gene encoding L-rhamnose mutarotase, giving the protein MIRKAFLMSVYPDKHEEYEKRHNEIWPEMVDELRKHGVNNYSIFLDKETSNLFGYIEVEDEETWSEMDSTEINQKWWAFMEPLMETHSNNRPVSKDLKEVFHMQ; this is encoded by the coding sequence GTGATAAGAAAAGCTTTTTTAATGTCAGTCTATCCAGATAAACATGAAGAATATGAAAAGAGGCATAATGAAATATGGCCTGAAATGGTAGATGAACTACGGAAGCATGGAGTAAATAATTATTCTATTTTTTTGGATAAAGAAACTAGTAACCTATTTGGTTATATCGAGGTTGAAGATGAAGAGACATGGAGTGAAATGGATTCAACTGAAATAAATCAAAAATGGTGGGCCTTTATGGAACCTTTAATGGAAACGCATTCAAATAATAGGCCAGTATCTAAAGATCTAAAAGAAGTGTTTCATATGCAGTAA
- a CDS encoding TRAP transporter substrate-binding protein: MFPYRFLKHGFVLMLVLTILGACATQSSSENKQASAEETKTLTLAHIHNDASPVYQSLEDFAEKVEEKTNGSVKIDIFAEGVLGDENKVMELVQNDVIDMTKVNGGVVEMFDEKFSVFSLPYIFRDDEHFYNFMKTDTVSDMYEGLEEAQLRGITYYDAGARSFYTADKKIDTPDDLSGLKIRVMNNVTSIETMEMLGAAPTPLDATEVYTGLQQGTIDGAESSPIALIDANHGEVAKQFSFDEHTRIPDFLIMSDSTWNKLNETEQQAIMEAGEETTKDHNERWNQMIDEGIEQAKEEMGVEFSNPEQAPFRKKVQPLIEDRRQNNKDLDQVLDSVEAIE; encoded by the coding sequence ATGTTTCCTTATCGTTTCTTAAAGCATGGTTTTGTTTTAATGCTCGTTCTCACCATTTTGGGAGCCTGCGCTACACAATCATCCAGTGAAAATAAACAAGCTTCAGCAGAAGAAACCAAAACTCTAACATTAGCTCATATTCATAATGACGCTAGTCCTGTTTATCAAAGTTTAGAAGATTTCGCAGAAAAGGTTGAAGAAAAAACAAACGGTAGCGTGAAAATCGATATCTTTGCTGAAGGCGTTTTGGGAGATGAAAACAAAGTAATGGAACTGGTGCAAAATGATGTTATTGATATGACAAAGGTAAACGGAGGTGTGGTAGAAATGTTTGATGAAAAATTTTCTGTATTTAGCCTCCCATATATATTTAGAGATGATGAACATTTTTATAACTTTATGAAAACGGATACAGTGAGTGACATGTATGAAGGGTTGGAAGAGGCCCAACTGCGTGGTATCACTTACTATGATGCAGGAGCAAGAAGTTTCTATACCGCAGATAAGAAAATAGATACGCCGGATGACTTGAGTGGACTAAAAATAAGAGTGATGAATAATGTCACTTCTATTGAAACGATGGAAATGCTTGGTGCGGCACCAACGCCATTGGATGCTACAGAAGTGTACACTGGCTTACAACAAGGGACTATTGATGGAGCGGAAAGCAGCCCGATTGCACTTATTGATGCAAATCATGGAGAAGTTGCAAAGCAATTTTCGTTTGATGAACATACTAGAATTCCTGATTTTTTAATCATGAGTGATTCAACTTGGAATAAATTAAACGAAACCGAACAGCAAGCCATTATGGAAGCTGGAGAGGAAACGACCAAAGATCATAATGAACGCTGGAATCAAATGATAGATGAAGGAATAGAACAGGCTAAAGAAGAAATGGGAGTCGAATTTTCTAACCCTGAACAAGCCCCATTTCGTAAAAAAGTTCAACCGCTTATTGAGGATCGACGCCAGAATAACAAAGATCTTGATCAGGTTTTAGATTCGGTTGAAGCAATAGAGTAA
- a CDS encoding TRAP transporter small permease, with protein sequence MKKIKNWLDLILFIAASILIFVLVIGAIWQVFTRFVLQDPSIITQELMRFSLIWLAMIGSAYAFGHDAHLSFGIFKDKVKGRARIWLFTAIDLAVIGFTLFVLVIGGYIIASATMAELSPMLGVPMGYIYSILPISGLFILFYEINNLINRKPVSTEKGEV encoded by the coding sequence TTGAAAAAAATAAAAAATTGGTTGGACCTTATATTATTTATAGCTGCTAGTATCTTAATTTTCGTTTTAGTTATTGGAGCTATTTGGCAAGTGTTTACCAGGTTCGTTTTACAAGATCCTAGTATCATCACTCAAGAATTAATGCGTTTTTCTTTAATATGGTTAGCTATGATTGGGAGCGCATATGCATTTGGACACGATGCCCATCTATCTTTCGGAATTTTTAAAGATAAGGTGAAAGGCAGGGCACGTATATGGCTATTTACAGCAATTGACCTAGCTGTAATTGGCTTCACTTTATTTGTTCTAGTAATTGGCGGGTATATAATCGCAAGTGCAACGATGGCAGAATTATCACCAATGCTAGGTGTTCCTATGGGATATATTTATTCTATATTGCCTATATCAGGTCTTTTTATATTATTCTATGAGATTAATAATTTAATAAATCGAAAACCTGTGTCAACTGAAAAGGGGGAAGTATAA
- a CDS encoding TRAP transporter large permease, whose amino-acid sequence MTVLTGIILFISFFVLLFVGVPIAVGIAIASFIAALFILPVDSSVLVLSQQLITGVDSTVLLALVFFMLAGNIMNNGGIAERLINLAKLIGGRFSGSLAHTNILGNTLFGSISGSAIASAATMGRVMHPQQTKEGYDPSYSAAVNIASAPTGLIIPPSGTPIIYSLLTGGTSISALFIAGYLPGLLMVALLIIVAYFLAKKENYTVADKPSKSQSIQIILQSIPSLLLIIIAIGGIAAGIFTAVEGAAVAVLYTTILSLIYKQLHLSDIPKILQETIIYSGMILLLIGASTAMSWVLAYTGIPAAITNAMLSATGNYVLLLLMILLILLIVGTFMDIAPALLIFTPILFPITTQLGVDPVHFGIIIGMALAIGITTPPIGTVLFIGSSVSGVSIEKIMPKLLIFYVPLIVALLLVTFIPEISLFLPRLFGLLE is encoded by the coding sequence ATAACCGTATTAACCGGGATTATATTATTTATATCATTTTTTGTATTACTATTCGTTGGAGTACCAATTGCAGTTGGTATCGCTATTGCATCTTTTATTGCAGCGTTATTTATACTTCCGGTGGATTCTTCCGTTTTAGTTCTATCACAGCAATTAATCACTGGCGTAGATAGTACCGTTTTATTAGCACTTGTCTTTTTTATGCTAGCAGGAAATATTATGAATAATGGCGGAATAGCTGAACGTTTAATAAATCTAGCAAAATTAATTGGTGGAAGATTTTCGGGTTCGCTTGCTCATACAAACATATTAGGAAACACACTATTTGGTTCAATATCCGGATCAGCCATCGCATCTGCTGCCACAATGGGACGAGTGATGCATCCTCAACAGACAAAGGAAGGATATGACCCATCATATTCAGCGGCAGTAAACATTGCTTCAGCGCCAACTGGACTAATTATCCCGCCGAGTGGAACTCCTATTATCTATTCGCTGCTCACTGGCGGTACATCCATAAGCGCACTTTTTATTGCTGGTTATTTACCAGGTCTTTTAATGGTTGCCTTATTAATAATTGTTGCTTACTTTTTAGCTAAAAAAGAAAACTACACTGTGGCTGATAAACCAAGCAAAAGCCAGTCGATTCAGATTATTTTACAATCTATACCGAGTTTGTTATTGATTATTATTGCCATTGGCGGTATAGCCGCTGGTATTTTTACAGCTGTTGAAGGTGCTGCTGTTGCTGTATTATATACAACCATTCTAAGCTTAATTTATAAGCAGCTTCATTTATCTGATATACCCAAAATCTTACAAGAAACAATTATCTACTCAGGTATGATTTTACTGCTGATTGGTGCTTCAACAGCTATGTCGTGGGTATTAGCTTATACAGGTATTCCAGCTGCCATTACAAATGCAATGCTCTCAGCAACTGGGAACTATGTTTTACTTCTACTGATGATACTGCTTATTTTGCTAATTGTGGGGACTTTTATGGACATAGCACCTGCATTATTAATCTTTACACCAATATTATTCCCGATAACTACACAGCTGGGAGTTGATCCAGTACATTTTGGCATAATCATTGGTATGGCACTTGCTATAGGAATAACAACACCACCAATTGGAACTGTATTGTTTATAGGAAGCAGTGTCAGCGGAGTCAGTATTGAAAAAATAATGCCTAAATTGCTTATCTTTTATGTCCCATTAATTGTAGCTTTGCTCTTAGTTACGTTTATCCCAGAAATTAGTTTATTCCTGCCAAGGTTGTTCGGATTACTTGAATAA
- a CDS encoding Gfo/Idh/MocA family protein — MTKTCEIVIIGAAGYGEIYLEALQKENRLSWIKGIVDVHPERSAFFSVFRQMNIPIYNSVESFYEVNTADLAIIATPIHLHAQQAITAMLNGSNVLCEKPVSGSLQEAEKMREVEHQTNRFLAIGFNWSFSESVHQLKEDIIAGLYGEPICGKTVVLWPRNEDYYNRSNWAGKLFGPNNEPIFDSIANNATSHFFHHLFFVLGEQMEQSAKVNKFDVELYRANSIETFDTCAIRAKTDKAVKLLYFASHAVDEEYGPVFELEFEKAIIQYKNGGPIKATFTDGTEKYYDDPEKEHINKLNVCIKATMEGHKEICCSIDSAYSHLLGIHYMHEAFTNIPFFPSNEIKKNKDRLTYVQGLAASLKECYRQQSLPSELNFHWAEKYKSIIVPKGSYPY; from the coding sequence ATGACAAAAACATGTGAGATTGTCATAATTGGAGCCGCTGGTTATGGAGAAATATATCTAGAAGCATTACAAAAAGAGAATAGGCTTAGTTGGATTAAAGGGATTGTAGACGTTCACCCTGAACGAAGTGCTTTTTTTTCTGTCTTCAGACAAATGAATATCCCGATTTATAATTCCGTTGAATCATTCTATGAAGTGAATACAGCTGACTTGGCTATTATTGCAACGCCAATTCATTTACATGCTCAACAAGCAATAACAGCGATGTTAAACGGCAGTAATGTGTTATGTGAGAAACCGGTGTCGGGTTCCTTACAAGAGGCAGAAAAAATGCGTGAAGTTGAACACCAAACCAACCGTTTCTTGGCTATCGGTTTCAATTGGTCTTTTAGTGAATCTGTCCATCAATTGAAAGAAGATATTATTGCTGGTTTGTATGGGGAGCCAATCTGTGGAAAAACAGTTGTACTATGGCCAAGAAATGAAGATTATTATAATCGTTCGAATTGGGCAGGTAAATTATTCGGCCCCAACAACGAACCTATATTTGATAGTATAGCAAATAATGCAACTTCGCACTTTTTTCATCATCTCTTTTTTGTCTTGGGAGAACAAATGGAACAGAGTGCCAAAGTAAACAAATTCGATGTGGAGTTATATCGGGCGAATTCAATTGAAACGTTTGATACATGCGCAATCCGTGCTAAAACTGATAAGGCAGTCAAACTTTTGTATTTTGCATCTCATGCCGTTGATGAAGAATATGGCCCGGTTTTCGAGTTAGAATTTGAAAAAGCAATCATACAATATAAGAATGGCGGTCCTATTAAAGCAACTTTTACAGATGGTACTGAAAAGTATTATGATGATCCAGAAAAAGAACATATAAATAAACTGAATGTATGCATAAAAGCAACTATGGAGGGACATAAAGAAATTTGCTGCAGTATTGACTCAGCTTATTCACATCTGTTAGGAATCCATTATATGCATGAAGCATTTACTAACATACCGTTTTTTCCCTCCAATGAGATTAAAAAAAATAAGGATCGTTTAACATATGTTCAAGGGTTAGCTGCAAGCCTTAAAGAATGTTATAGACAACAAAGCTTGCCAAGTGAATTGAATTTTCATTGGGCTGAAAAATATAAGAGCATTATCGTTCCTAAAGGAAGTTATCCTTATTAA
- a CDS encoding Gfo/Idh/MocA family protein — MNPTQHTEFEPQYHEEKPVKKNELIMGVAGLEHGHIYAMCHGMKEAGATIRWVFDEDPKKIKAFQKVFPEARKANSLPQILKDKALHLISSAAIPSERCAIGLKALDSGKHFFSAKAPFTTIEQLRQAEKKVKETGLHWAVFYSERLQVECANFAEQLINKGAIGNVIQVLGMGPHRLNIEQRPEWFFWKKTYGGIICDIGSHQIEQFLWFTGAKDATILSSTVQNNTQPSFPEFEDYGDCHLIGDNGAVHYFRIDWFTPDGLSNWGDGRTFILGTDGYIELRKFVDITEQSIGERLYLVNHGGERKYDVSGKVGFPYFYQLAHDILNHTCSAMPQEHTFKAAELSLLAQQKAQFWSKGEENE, encoded by the coding sequence ATAAATCCAACTCAGCATACAGAATTTGAACCACAATACCACGAAGAAAAACCTGTCAAAAAGAATGAGCTAATAATGGGCGTTGCTGGATTAGAGCATGGACATATTTATGCAATGTGTCATGGAATGAAAGAGGCAGGAGCAACTATTCGATGGGTTTTTGATGAAGACCCAAAAAAAATCAAAGCTTTTCAAAAAGTATTTCCTGAGGCTAGAAAAGCAAATAGTTTACCTCAAATATTGAAAGATAAAGCATTGCATTTGATTTCAAGTGCTGCTATCCCTTCCGAACGGTGTGCAATAGGGTTAAAAGCGTTAGATAGTGGGAAACACTTTTTTTCTGCTAAAGCTCCATTTACAACTATTGAGCAATTGAGACAAGCTGAAAAAAAGGTGAAAGAAACAGGTCTGCATTGGGCAGTTTTTTATAGTGAAAGATTGCAAGTTGAATGTGCAAATTTTGCTGAACAATTAATTAATAAAGGAGCAATAGGTAACGTTATTCAGGTACTAGGGATGGGGCCGCATCGATTGAATATTGAACAACGTCCAGAATGGTTTTTTTGGAAGAAAACCTATGGTGGAATTATTTGTGATATTGGAAGCCATCAAATTGAACAATTTCTTTGGTTTACCGGGGCAAAGGATGCGACTATCCTGAGCAGTACCGTTCAGAACAATACGCAACCAAGTTTTCCAGAATTTGAAGATTATGGTGATTGTCATTTAATAGGAGATAATGGAGCTGTTCATTACTTTCGAATTGACTGGTTTACTCCGGATGGATTAAGTAATTGGGGAGATGGCCGTACTTTTATTCTTGGTACTGATGGTTATATTGAGCTTAGAAAATTTGTTGATATAACAGAACAATCGATAGGAGAGCGCCTGTACCTAGTTAATCATGGAGGAGAAAGAAAGTATGATGTAAGTGGAAAGGTCGGTTTTCCTTACTTTTATCAATTAGCTCATGATATACTTAATCATACTTGTTCAGCCATGCCGCAAGAACATACATTTAAAGCAGCAGAGCTTAGCTTACTAGCGCAACAAAAAGCGCAGTTTTGGTCTAAGGGAGAGGAAAATGAATGA
- a CDS encoding sugar phosphate isomerase/epimerase family protein has protein sequence MNRDVEMSRLSLNQITTENWSLKEAVDGCVRNDISAISIWRHKIAEIGLKESKHLIKSSGLNVSSVCRGGMFPASTASERQVRIDDNKRAIEETAELDGNVLVLVCGPSPDKDIQESRKWVKEGIESIIPFAEQHGVKLGIEPLHPMYAADRSVITTLGEANVLQASLGSKQVGVIVDVFHVWWDPFLYEEIKRAKGNILGFHVSDWKVPLPDIFKGRSMMGEGVIDIPRIRKAVEENGYHDFVEVEIINQEIWDRPGGETLQWMKNSFAKYV, from the coding sequence ATGAATAGAGATGTGGAAATGAGTAGACTCAGTTTGAATCAGATTACTACGGAAAATTGGTCACTAAAGGAAGCTGTAGATGGATGCGTACGTAATGATATTTCTGCAATTTCCATTTGGAGACATAAAATAGCCGAGATAGGGTTAAAAGAAAGTAAACATTTAATTAAATCATCAGGATTAAATGTTTCAAGTGTTTGTCGTGGTGGGATGTTCCCTGCTTCTACAGCTTCTGAACGCCAAGTTCGTATTGATGATAATAAACGCGCTATTGAGGAAACTGCTGAGCTGGATGGAAATGTACTTGTACTTGTATGTGGACCATCACCTGATAAAGACATACAGGAAAGCCGTAAGTGGGTAAAAGAGGGTATTGAATCTATTATTCCTTTTGCTGAGCAGCATGGTGTGAAATTGGGGATTGAACCTTTACATCCTATGTATGCAGCAGATCGTTCCGTAATCACTACGTTAGGAGAAGCAAATGTATTGCAAGCTTCCTTAGGTTCGAAACAAGTTGGTGTGATTGTTGATGTATTTCATGTCTGGTGGGATCCTTTTTTATATGAAGAGATTAAACGTGCGAAAGGAAATATTCTTGGGTTTCATGTTTCTGATTGGAAAGTACCTTTACCAGATATTTTTAAAGGGCGTTCAATGATGGGAGAAGGTGTTATTGATATCCCTCGTATTCGCAAAGCTGTAGAAGAGAATGGTTATCACGATTTTGTTGAGGTAGAAATTATTAACCAGGAAATTTGGGACAGGCCTGGGGGTGAGACACTTCAGTGGATGAAAAATAGCTTTGCTAAGTACGTGTAA